In a single window of the Stigmatopora nigra isolate UIUO_SnigA chromosome 7, RoL_Snig_1.1, whole genome shotgun sequence genome:
- the atp2c1 gene encoding calcium-transporting ATPase type 2C member 1 isoform X1, whose protein sequence is MVPVLTSKKASELPVNEVASALQANLQHGLSEDEVSRRRLFHGWNEFDIGEDEPLWRKYIWQFKDPLILLLLASAIISVLMRQFDDAVSITVAIIIVVTVAFVQEYRSEKSLQELGKLVPPQCHCVRQGQMQHTLARELVPGDTVCLAVGERVPADLRLFEAADLSVDESSLTGETTPSAKSAACQPPAADGDIASRANIAFMGTLVRCGKAKGVVIGTGENSEFGEVFKMMQAEEAPKTPLQKSMDLLGKQLSLYSFGIIGVIMLVGWLQGKRIMDMFTIGVSLAVAAIPEGLPIVVTVTLALGVMRMVKKRAIVKKLPIVETLSCCDVICSDKTGTLTKNEMTVTQMFTSDGLHAEVTGVGYNGSGEVLTQGELVHGYSHPSLSRIAEVGRICNDAVIRNGTVLGRPTEGALVALAVKMGLDDVQREYVRVEELPFTSDKKWMAVRCVHRTRQDQAGVFFVKGAHEQVIRLCASYNGRGSPLPLNQQQIELYRQQMGYMGSAGLRVLAFASGEQMGALTFLGLVGIIDPPRPGVKEAVGTLLGSGVAVKMITGDSRETAASIAGRLGLSSKGGECLSGEEVDRLELQQLSQIVPRISVFYRASPRHKLKIVKSLQNIGAVVAMTGDGVNDAVALKAADIGVAMGRSGTDVCKEAADMILVDDDFNTIVSAIEEGKGIYNNIKNFVRFQLSTSIAALTLISLATLMNFPNPLNAMQILWINIIMDGPPAQSLGVEPVDRAVILKPPRNVRDSIITRGLILKVLVSAFIIVCGTLFVFWRELQDNEITPRDTTMTFTCFVFFDMFNALSSRSQTRMVHELGLCSNRAFCVAVLASIMGQLLVIYFPPLQSVFQTESLSFLDLLFLLFLTSSVCVVSESIKKAERWGSAPRRIPADGFHQV, encoded by the exons ATGGTTCCAGTGCTCACTTCCAAAAAAGCCAGCGAGCTGCCCGTCAACGAGGTGGCCAGCGCCCTGCAG GCCAACCTCCAGCACGGCCTGAGCGAAGATGAGGTGTCCCGCCGCCGGCTCTTCCACGGCTGGAACGAGTTTGACATCGGCGAGGACGAGCCGCTGTGGCGGAAGTACATCTGGCAG TTCAAGGATCCCTTGATCCTTCTCCTGCTGGCGTCGGCCATCATCAGCGTTCTCATGCGGCAGTTTGACGACGCCGTCAGCATCACCGTG GCCATCATCATCGTGGTCACCGTGGCCTTCGTCCAG GAGTACCGCTCGGAGAAGTCTCTGCAAGAGCTGGGCAAATTGGTCCCGCCCCAGTGCCACTG CGTCCGCCAGGGTCAGATGCAGCACACGCTGGCCCGGGAACTGGTCCCGGGCGACACCGTGTGCCTGGCGGTGGGTGAGCGCGTCCCGGCCGACCTGCGTCTCTTCGAG GCCGCCGACCTCTCCGTGGACGAGTCCAGTCTGACGGGCGAGACGACGCCCTCGGCCAAGTCGGCCGCGTGCCAGCCGCCCGCGGCCGACGGGGACATTGCGTCGCGCGCCAACATCGCCTTCATGGGAACGCTGGTGCGCTGCGGCAAAGCCAAG GGCGTGGTCATCGGAACCGGAGAAAACTCTGAATTCGGGGAGGTTTTCAAGATGATGCAAGCCGAGGAG GCCCCCAAGACGCCGCTGCAGAAGAGTATGGACCTGCTGGGGAAGCAGCTCTCGCTCTATTCCTTCGGCATCATCG GAGTCATCATGCTGGTGGGCTGGCTGCAGGGCAAGCGAATCATGGACATGTTCACCATCGGCGTCAG CCTGGCGGTGGCGGCCATACCCGAGGGGCTCCCCATCGTGGTCACCGTGACCCTGGCGCTGGGCGTCATGCGCATGGTCAAGAAGAGAGCCATCGTCAAGAAGCTCCCCATCGTGGAGACGCTGA GCTGCTGCGACGTCATCTGTTCGGACAAGACGGGGACGCTGACCAAGAACGAGATGACCGTCACGCAGATGTTCACGTCGGACGGACTCCACGCCGAG GTGACGGGCGTGGGCTACAACGGCAGCGGAGAAGTTTTGACCCAGGGCGAGCTGGTCCACGGCTATTCTCACCCGTCGCTGAGCAGGATCGCCGAG GTGGGGCGGATCTGCAACGACGCGGTCATCAGGAACGGGACGGTCCTTGGCCGACCCACCGAGGGAGCGCTCGTGGCCCTCGCCGTCAAG ATGGGCCTGGACGACGTGCAGCGGGAGTACGTGCGCGTGGAGGAGCTTCCCTTCACCTCGGACAAGAAGTGGATGGCGGTGCGCTGCGTTCACCGCACGCGCCAG GACCAGGCGGGCGTGTTTTTCGTGAAGGGCGCCCACGAGCAGGTGATCCGCCTGTGCGCCTCCTACAACGGGCGGGGGAGCCCGCTTCCTCTCAACCAACAGCAGATAGAGCTCTATCGGCAGCAGATGGGCTACATGGGCAGCGCCGGCCTCCGAG TGTTGGCCTTCGCCTCCGGCGAGCAGATGGGGGCCCTGACCTTCCTGGGCCTGGTGGGCATCATCGATCCTCCCAGGCCGGGAGTCAAAGAGGCGGTGGGCACGCTGCTGGGCTCGGGGGTCGCCGTCAAGATGATCACCGGAGACTCCCGGGAGACGGCCGCCTCCATCG CCGGTCGTCTGGGCCTGTCGTCCAAAGGAGGGGAGTGCCTGTCGGGAGAGGAGGTGGATCGTCTGGAACTGCAGCAGCTCTCGCAAATTGTCCCTCGG ATATCCGTTTTCTACCGAGCCAGTCCCAGACACAAGCTGAAAATCGTCAAG TCCTTGCAGAACATCGGCGCGGTGGTGGCCATGACGGGCGACGGCGTCAACGACGCGGTGGCACTGAAGGCGGCCGACATCGGCGTGGCCATGGGCCGTTCCGGGACCGACGTGTGCAAGGAGGCGGCCGACATGATCCTGGTGGACGACGACTTCAACACCATCGT GTCGGCCATCGAGGAGGGAAAAGGAATCTACAACAACATCAAGAACTTTGTGCGCTTCCAACTCAGCAC GAGCATCGCCGCGCTGACCCTCATCTCCCTGGCTACGCTGATGAACTTCCCCAACCCGCTGAACGCCATGCAGATCTTGTGGATCAATATCATCATGGACGGGCCCCCCGCTCAGAG TTTGGGCGTGGAGCCGGTGGACCGGGCGGTGATCCTCAAACCTCCTCGCAACGTCCGAGACAGCATCATCACACGCGGCCTCATCCTTAAGGTTTTGGTGTCGGCCTTCATCATCGTCTGCGGGACGCTCTTTGTCTTCTGGAGGGAG CTGCAGGACAACGAGATCACTCCCCGAGACACCACCATGACCTTCACCTGCTTCGTCTTCTTCGACATGTTCAACGCGCTGAGCTCGCGCTCGCAG ACGCGCATGGTGCACGAGCTGGGCCTGTGCAGCAACCGCGCCTTCTGCGTGGCGGTGCTGGCGTCCATCATGGGACAGCTGCTGGTCATCTACTTCCCGCCCCTGCAGAGCGTCTTCCAGACCGAGAGCCTCAGCTTCCTCG ACCTACTGTTCCTGCTCTTCCTGACGTCGTCCGTGTGTGTGGTGTCAGAGAGCATCAAGAAAGCGGAGAGGTGGGGGAGCGCGCCCAGGAGGATTCCGGCCGACGGCTTCCATCAGGTATGA
- the aldh5a1 gene encoding succinate-semialdehyde dehydrogenase, mitochondrial, with amino-acid sequence MTTRTTNMTARMLSTTRVVGLACRRFGWDAAAPLVRTRAYVDGRWLDAQDDFAVVDPGAAAGTEIARVADCGPKEAKRAVDAADQAFRRWKDVTAKERGAVLRKWAHLMEQHKEDLARIITFESGKPMKESLGEVAYSASFLDWFSEEARRVYGDVVPSPFKDRKILLLKQPVGVASFITPWNFPSAMITRKAGAALAAGCTVVVKPAEDTPLSALALAELSCRAGVPPGVFNVVPCSRERAPSVGHVLCTDPLVAKISFTGSTATGKVLLKMAADTVKKASMELGGHAPFIVFDSADVDQAVRGAMASKFRNSGQTCVCSNRFLVQSSVYDAFLAKLGAAMDRELKLGHGNQPDTTQGPLINDRAADKVVHQVEEALSRGARLLRGGGRVGGSFVAPTLLADVSPDMLCMREETFGPLVPVIRFETEGEALAIANSSRTGLAGYFYSADVSQIWRVAEALEVGMVGVNEGLLSATEASFGGVKESGLGLEGSKYGVDEYLHVKYVCMGGLAG; translated from the exons ATGACGACGAGGACAACTAACATGACAGCGAGAATGCTGAGCACCACGCGGGTCGTGGGGCTGGCGTGTCGTCGCTTCGGCTGGGACGCCGCCGCCCCCCTGGTCCGCACGCGAGCCTACGTGGACGGCCGCTGGCTGGACGCGCAAGACGACTTCGCGGTGGTGGACCCCGGCGCCGCTGCCGGAACCGAGATCGCGCGCGTCGCCGATTGCGGCCCGAAAGAGGCCAAACGAGCCGTGGACGCCGCCGACCAGGCTTTCCGCCGATGGAAGGACGTCACGGCCAAG GAGCGCGGGGCCGTGCTGAGGAAGTGGGCCCACCTGATGGAGCAGCACAAGGAGGACCTGGCCAGAATCATCACCTTTGAGAGC GGCAAGCCCATGAAAGAGTCGCTGGGGGAGGTGGCTTACTCGGCGTCCTTCCTTGACTGGTTTTCCGAAGAGGCGCGTCGCGTGTACGGCGACGTGGTGCCGTCGCCCTTCAAGGACCGGAAGATCCTCCTCCTGAAGCAGCCGGTGGGCGTGGCTTCCTTCATCACGCCG TGGAACTTCCCCAGCGCCATGATCACCAGGAAGGCCGGTGCCGCGCTGGCCGCCGGATGCACCGTGGTGGTCAAACCGGCCGAGGATACGCCCCTTTCCGCTCTGGCCCTGGCCGAG CTGTCGTGCCGGGCGGGTGTCCCCCCCGGCGTCTTCAACGTGGTCCCCTGTTCCAGAGAGCGGGCCCCCTCGGTGGGCCACGTCCTGTGCACCGACCCTTTGGTGGCCAAGATCTCCTTCACGGGCTCCACCGCCACCGGCAAG GTTTTGCTGAAAATGGCCGCCGACACCGTCAAGAAGGCCTCCATGGAGTTGGGGGGACACGCCCCATTCATCGTCTTCGACAGCGCAGACGTGGACCAGGCGGTGCGCGGAGCCATGGCCTCCAAATTCAGGAATTCCGGACAG ACGTGCGTGTGCTCCAACCGCTTCCTGGTGCAGAGCTCCGTCTACGACGCCTTCTTGGCCAAGTTGGGCGCCGCCATGGACCGTGAGCTCAAGCTGGGACACGGCAACCAGCCGGACACCACACAGGGACCGCTCATCAACGACAGGGCGGCAGACAAG GTGGTCCATCAGGTGGAGGAGGCCCTCTCCCGGGGGGCCCGGCTCCTGCGGGGCGGCGGGCGTGTTGGCGGCTCCTTCGTAGCGCCCACGCTGCTGGCGGACGTCAGCCCCGACATGTTGTGCATGCGCGAGGAAACCTTCGGGCCCCTGGTTCCCGTAATCAG GTTTGAGACGGAAGGGGAAGCGCTCGCCATCGCCAACTCATCCCGAACGGGCCTGGCAG GTTACTTCTACTCGGCGGACGTGTCTCAGATCTGGCGAGTGGCCGAGGCCTTGGAGGTGGGTATGGTGGGCGTCAACGAGGGTCTGTTGTCCGCCACCGAGGCCAGCTTCGGCGGCGTCAAGGAGTCCGGTCTGGGCCTCGAGGGCTCCAAGTACGGCGTGGACGAGTACCTCCACGTCAAGTACGTCTGCATGGGCGGCTTGGCGGGCTAG
- the atp2c1 gene encoding calcium-transporting ATPase type 2C member 1 isoform X2, with protein MLKRRELALSHRHAQCGQDEIMVPVLTSKKASELPVNEVASALQANLQHGLSEDEVSRRRLFHGWNEFDIGEDEPLWRKYIWQFKDPLILLLLASAIISVLMRQFDDAVSITVAIIIVVTVAFVQEYRSEKSLQELGKLVPPQCHCVRQGQMQHTLARELVPGDTVCLAVGERVPADLRLFEAADLSVDESSLTGETTPSAKSAACQPPAADGDIASRANIAFMGTLVRCGKAKGVVIGTGENSEFGEVFKMMQAEEAPKTPLQKSMDLLGKQLSLYSFGIIGVIMLVGWLQGKRIMDMFTIGVSLAVAAIPEGLPIVVTVTLALGVMRMVKKRAIVKKLPIVETLSCCDVICSDKTGTLTKNEMTVTQMFTSDGLHAEVTGVGYNGSGEVLTQGELVHGYSHPSLSRIAEVGRICNDAVIRNGTVLGRPTEGALVALAVKMGLDDVQREYVRVEELPFTSDKKWMAVRCVHRTRQDQAGVFFVKGAHEQVIRLCASYNGRGSPLPLNQQQIELYRQQMGYMGSAGLRVLAFASGEQMGALTFLGLVGIIDPPRPGVKEAVGTLLGSGVAVKMITGDSRETAASIAGRLGLSSKGGECLSGEEVDRLELQQLSQIVPRISVFYRASPRHKLKIVKSLQNIGAVVAMTGDGVNDAVALKAADIGVAMGRSGTDVCKEAADMILVDDDFNTIVSAIEEGKGIYNNIKNFVRFQLSTSIAALTLISLATLMNFPNPLNAMQILWINIIMDGPPAQSLGVEPVDRAVILKPPRNVRDSIITRGLILKVLVSAFIIVCGTLFVFWRELQDNEITPRDTTMTFTCFVFFDMFNALSSRSQTRMVHELGLCSNRAFCVAVLASIMGQLLVIYFPPLQSVFQTESLSFLDLLFLLFLTSSVCVVSESIKKAERWGSAPRRIPADGFHQV; from the exons ATGTTAAAGAGACGGGAACTTGCG CTTTCCCACAGACATGCGCAGTGCGGCCAGGACGAAATAATGGTTCCAGTGCTCACTTCCAAAAAAGCCAGCGAGCTGCCCGTCAACGAGGTGGCCAGCGCCCTGCAG GCCAACCTCCAGCACGGCCTGAGCGAAGATGAGGTGTCCCGCCGCCGGCTCTTCCACGGCTGGAACGAGTTTGACATCGGCGAGGACGAGCCGCTGTGGCGGAAGTACATCTGGCAG TTCAAGGATCCCTTGATCCTTCTCCTGCTGGCGTCGGCCATCATCAGCGTTCTCATGCGGCAGTTTGACGACGCCGTCAGCATCACCGTG GCCATCATCATCGTGGTCACCGTGGCCTTCGTCCAG GAGTACCGCTCGGAGAAGTCTCTGCAAGAGCTGGGCAAATTGGTCCCGCCCCAGTGCCACTG CGTCCGCCAGGGTCAGATGCAGCACACGCTGGCCCGGGAACTGGTCCCGGGCGACACCGTGTGCCTGGCGGTGGGTGAGCGCGTCCCGGCCGACCTGCGTCTCTTCGAG GCCGCCGACCTCTCCGTGGACGAGTCCAGTCTGACGGGCGAGACGACGCCCTCGGCCAAGTCGGCCGCGTGCCAGCCGCCCGCGGCCGACGGGGACATTGCGTCGCGCGCCAACATCGCCTTCATGGGAACGCTGGTGCGCTGCGGCAAAGCCAAG GGCGTGGTCATCGGAACCGGAGAAAACTCTGAATTCGGGGAGGTTTTCAAGATGATGCAAGCCGAGGAG GCCCCCAAGACGCCGCTGCAGAAGAGTATGGACCTGCTGGGGAAGCAGCTCTCGCTCTATTCCTTCGGCATCATCG GAGTCATCATGCTGGTGGGCTGGCTGCAGGGCAAGCGAATCATGGACATGTTCACCATCGGCGTCAG CCTGGCGGTGGCGGCCATACCCGAGGGGCTCCCCATCGTGGTCACCGTGACCCTGGCGCTGGGCGTCATGCGCATGGTCAAGAAGAGAGCCATCGTCAAGAAGCTCCCCATCGTGGAGACGCTGA GCTGCTGCGACGTCATCTGTTCGGACAAGACGGGGACGCTGACCAAGAACGAGATGACCGTCACGCAGATGTTCACGTCGGACGGACTCCACGCCGAG GTGACGGGCGTGGGCTACAACGGCAGCGGAGAAGTTTTGACCCAGGGCGAGCTGGTCCACGGCTATTCTCACCCGTCGCTGAGCAGGATCGCCGAG GTGGGGCGGATCTGCAACGACGCGGTCATCAGGAACGGGACGGTCCTTGGCCGACCCACCGAGGGAGCGCTCGTGGCCCTCGCCGTCAAG ATGGGCCTGGACGACGTGCAGCGGGAGTACGTGCGCGTGGAGGAGCTTCCCTTCACCTCGGACAAGAAGTGGATGGCGGTGCGCTGCGTTCACCGCACGCGCCAG GACCAGGCGGGCGTGTTTTTCGTGAAGGGCGCCCACGAGCAGGTGATCCGCCTGTGCGCCTCCTACAACGGGCGGGGGAGCCCGCTTCCTCTCAACCAACAGCAGATAGAGCTCTATCGGCAGCAGATGGGCTACATGGGCAGCGCCGGCCTCCGAG TGTTGGCCTTCGCCTCCGGCGAGCAGATGGGGGCCCTGACCTTCCTGGGCCTGGTGGGCATCATCGATCCTCCCAGGCCGGGAGTCAAAGAGGCGGTGGGCACGCTGCTGGGCTCGGGGGTCGCCGTCAAGATGATCACCGGAGACTCCCGGGAGACGGCCGCCTCCATCG CCGGTCGTCTGGGCCTGTCGTCCAAAGGAGGGGAGTGCCTGTCGGGAGAGGAGGTGGATCGTCTGGAACTGCAGCAGCTCTCGCAAATTGTCCCTCGG ATATCCGTTTTCTACCGAGCCAGTCCCAGACACAAGCTGAAAATCGTCAAG TCCTTGCAGAACATCGGCGCGGTGGTGGCCATGACGGGCGACGGCGTCAACGACGCGGTGGCACTGAAGGCGGCCGACATCGGCGTGGCCATGGGCCGTTCCGGGACCGACGTGTGCAAGGAGGCGGCCGACATGATCCTGGTGGACGACGACTTCAACACCATCGT GTCGGCCATCGAGGAGGGAAAAGGAATCTACAACAACATCAAGAACTTTGTGCGCTTCCAACTCAGCAC GAGCATCGCCGCGCTGACCCTCATCTCCCTGGCTACGCTGATGAACTTCCCCAACCCGCTGAACGCCATGCAGATCTTGTGGATCAATATCATCATGGACGGGCCCCCCGCTCAGAG TTTGGGCGTGGAGCCGGTGGACCGGGCGGTGATCCTCAAACCTCCTCGCAACGTCCGAGACAGCATCATCACACGCGGCCTCATCCTTAAGGTTTTGGTGTCGGCCTTCATCATCGTCTGCGGGACGCTCTTTGTCTTCTGGAGGGAG CTGCAGGACAACGAGATCACTCCCCGAGACACCACCATGACCTTCACCTGCTTCGTCTTCTTCGACATGTTCAACGCGCTGAGCTCGCGCTCGCAG ACGCGCATGGTGCACGAGCTGGGCCTGTGCAGCAACCGCGCCTTCTGCGTGGCGGTGCTGGCGTCCATCATGGGACAGCTGCTGGTCATCTACTTCCCGCCCCTGCAGAGCGTCTTCCAGACCGAGAGCCTCAGCTTCCTCG ACCTACTGTTCCTGCTCTTCCTGACGTCGTCCGTGTGTGTGGTGTCAGAGAGCATCAAGAAAGCGGAGAGGTGGGGGAGCGCGCCCAGGAGGATTCCGGCCGACGGCTTCCATCAGGTATGA